One stretch of Zingiber officinale cultivar Zhangliang chromosome 6B, Zo_v1.1, whole genome shotgun sequence DNA includes these proteins:
- the LOC121991751 gene encoding cold-responsive protein kinase 1-like — protein MPCFSCFFRKQSAAQRHRSVQELAGMEDVIKIYSYNELRQATQDFSLANKIGEGGFGYVFKGKLKDGLVVAIKVLSSESKQGVQEFLNELKTIANVVHENLVRIYGCCVEEDYRILVYNYVENNSLAQTLLGRGHSNIQFTWRTRCNICIGVARGLAFLHYEVKPPIVHRDIKASNILLDKNLIPKISDFGLARLMPENVTHVSTRVAGTIGYLAPEYALRGQLTRRADVYSFGVLLLEIISGRSNVNTRLPDEDQFLLERTWALYERGELLQIVDTFLANDFDVKEADRFLKVGLLCTQDNPKLRPPMPAVVMMLLGEREVLQKINKPGLISDFMELKVRQQNSNTLASDSGASSSITTNISTTFTSAVDHV, from the exons ATGCCTTGTTTCTCTTGCTTTTTTAGAAAGCAAAGTGCGGCCCAGAGGCATCGGAGTGTTCAAG AACTAGCTGGCATGGAAGATGTAATAAAGATATACTCCTACAATGAACTGAGACAAGCTACTCAAGATTTTAGTCTCGCCAATAAAATTGGTGAAGGTGGTTTTGGTTATGTTTTCAAG GGGAAGCTTAAAGATGGATTGGTTGTTGCCATAAAGGTGCTCTCCAGTGAGTCGAAACAGGGAGTTCAGGAGTTCCTGAATGAGCTTAAAACAATAGCTAATGTTGTTCATGAGAATTTGGTTAGAATCTATGGCTGCTGTGTGGAAGAAGATTACAGAATCCTAGTGTACAATTATGTTGAAAATAACAGCCTAGCGCAAACACTTCTTG GTAGGGGTCACAGCAACATTCAATTCACCTGGAGGACTAGATGCAATATATGCATTGGGGTTGCTCGTGGCCTGGCATTTCTACACTACGAAGTCAAACCTCCTATCGTGCACCGAGATATAAAGGCCAGTAACATTCTTCTCGATAAGAATTTGATTCCGAAAATCTCAGACTTCGGTTTGGCTAGGCTCATGCCCGAAAATGTGACCCATGTCAGCACTAGGGTTGCAGGGACAAT TGGCTACTTGGCACCTGAGTATGCATTACGAGGGCAGTTAACAAGGAGAGCAGATGTTTACAGCTTTGGTGTTCTTCTATTAGAAATAATTAGTGGAAGATCTAATGTAAATACAAGATTGCCAGATGAAGATCAATTTCTTCTTGAAAGG ACATGGGCACTGTATGAGCGTGGAGAGCTGCTGCAGATTGTAGACaccttccttgccaatgacttcGACGTCAAAGAGGCAGACCGGTTCTTGAAAGTTGGCTTGTTGTGCACACAAGACAACCCCAAATTGCGTCCGCCAATGCCAGCAGTTGTCATGATGCTGCTCGGCGAGAGGGAAGTCCTCCAGAAGATCAATAAGCCTGGCCTGATATCAGACTTCATGGAGCTGAAAGTTAGACAGCAGAATTCAAATACTCTTGCTTCAGATTCAGGCGCATCATCATCTATTACAACAAATATTTCGACGACCTTCACTTCGGCAGTTGATCATGTCTGA